One Egicoccus halophilus genomic region harbors:
- a CDS encoding zinc ribbon domain-containing protein, with amino-acid sequence MPMDTPVVRYASSKTCSACGTKNEQMAREPVFWCADEQCGHRHDRDENAAVNLARWTALVENQEETLPLVAAA; translated from the coding sequence ATGCCAATGGACACGCCGGTGGTGCGGTACGCCAGCTCGAAGACGTGCTCGGCGTGCGGGACCAAGAACGAGCAGATGGCTCGCGAGCCGGTCTTCTGGTGCGCGGACGAGCAGTGTGGGCACCGCCATGACCGCGACGAGAACGCCGCGGTCAACCTCGCACGCTGGACCGCCCTAGTCGAGAACCAGGAGGAGACGCTGCCGCTCGTAGCGGCCGCCTGA
- a CDS encoding META domain-containing protein, protein MVSDLEELLRDTAPQPTRPLDTGALVHRARRQVLAGRLAAGLGGVAVLVAAVLLVPSVVGIDQELEIAERPSELPTGERSDAEQLWNRTYVSSEVIENGTPRDLVDGTSIELTLQREPPVRDADGGQLVDPDADGFATWQAGCNRSHSQLYLTNGRFEFGGFGHTTLMLCTSDEQDAQDRWVDEFFRSGPAWELRDGRLVLRAGGLTLAFRETPGAGAAPTAGAATSSAAMPLMKVDGWREELQPATVVSVLEIAFDRQTAERAWQDNTPAGLANVAGTPTDPGIYATLEDVDFDTHALAVWSSRQWSDCPGWAADVEGDGSWLEVRRGVAAADGVIEDNPHENCSGHQVPYRMLIAVDRERLPDPGRLPMQDLTGVSVTNYPAELDHTTAERAPDAGTAAEHWPVELIYTFPNATPETELRRRFRGTSWAAWTIESNVTDDGPLPSGQWSSPGGPGFDTSDTWVDDRTQWRGVSAELHPEWRTAVGLVQRVVVPLDQMPGGQDLIASLGLTQDEVEAYATPNVAGCDGPLDLCAPDDANAARGIAHLATGFPLFAEERYDGRDTNVWLIAEHFAFSDDAAPFNEGP, encoded by the coding sequence ATGGTCAGTGATCTCGAGGAGCTGCTGCGCGACACGGCACCGCAACCGACCCGGCCACTCGATACGGGAGCGCTGGTGCACCGTGCCCGGCGGCAGGTGCTTGCGGGCCGGCTCGCAGCGGGGCTCGGTGGTGTCGCGGTCCTCGTGGCGGCGGTCCTGCTCGTGCCGTCGGTCGTCGGGATCGACCAGGAGCTTGAGATCGCCGAGCGACCCAGCGAGCTGCCCACCGGCGAGCGATCCGATGCTGAGCAGCTCTGGAACCGGACCTACGTCTCAAGCGAGGTGATCGAGAACGGCACACCTCGCGACCTGGTGGATGGAACCAGCATCGAGCTGACCCTCCAACGCGAACCACCCGTGCGCGACGCCGACGGCGGACAGCTGGTGGATCCAGACGCAGACGGGTTCGCGACCTGGCAAGCGGGCTGCAACCGCAGCCATTCTCAGCTCTACCTCACCAACGGCCGCTTCGAGTTCGGCGGTTTCGGCCACACGACTCTGATGCTCTGCACGAGCGACGAACAGGACGCACAGGACCGGTGGGTTGATGAGTTCTTCCGGTCCGGTCCGGCGTGGGAGCTACGTGACGGACGTCTCGTACTCAGGGCCGGCGGACTGACCCTCGCCTTCCGCGAGACACCTGGTGCCGGCGCCGCCCCGACCGCAGGAGCAGCAACCTCGTCGGCGGCCATGCCGTTGATGAAGGTCGATGGCTGGCGAGAGGAGTTGCAGCCGGCAACGGTCGTCTCCGTCCTCGAGATCGCGTTCGATCGTCAGACGGCCGAACGCGCCTGGCAGGACAACACCCCAGCAGGGCTCGCGAACGTCGCAGGTACCCCGACAGACCCCGGCATCTACGCCACGTTGGAGGATGTCGATTTCGACACCCACGCGCTCGCTGTGTGGTCCTCGCGGCAATGGTCCGATTGCCCCGGGTGGGCAGCCGATGTCGAAGGTGACGGCAGTTGGCTCGAGGTCAGGCGAGGGGTCGCTGCTGCAGACGGTGTCATCGAAGACAACCCCCACGAGAACTGCTCTGGCCACCAGGTGCCCTACCGGATGCTGATCGCCGTAGACCGCGAACGCCTCCCCGATCCCGGGCGGCTGCCGATGCAAGACCTGACCGGAGTGTCCGTCACGAACTATCCCGCCGAGCTCGACCACACCACCGCAGAGCGTGCCCCTGACGCTGGCACGGCAGCCGAGCACTGGCCGGTCGAACTGATCTACACGTTCCCGAATGCCACCCCCGAGACCGAACTGCGCAGGCGGTTCCGTGGCACCTCCTGGGCAGCATGGACCATCGAGTCGAACGTGACCGACGACGGTCCCCTCCCGTCAGGTCAATGGTCCTCTCCGGGAGGTCCAGGTTTCGACACTTCCGACACCTGGGTCGACGACCGCACCCAATGGCGAGGAGTCTCAGCAGAACTGCACCCCGAATGGCGAACCGCGGTCGGCCTCGTCCAGCGTGTCGTAGTTCCCCTCGACCAGATGCCCGGAGGGCAAGACTTGATCGCCTCGCTCGGGCTCACACAGGATGAGGTCGAGGCCTACGCAACCCCGAACGTGGCTGGATGTGACGGCCCGCTCGACCTCTGCGCCCCAGACGACGCCAACGCCGCACGAGGGATTGCTCACCTGGCCACGGGGTTCCCCCTCTTTGCAGAGGAACGCTACGACGGGCGCGATACCAACGTGTGGCTCATCGCCGAACACTTCGCGTTCAGCGACGACGCGGCGCCGTTCAACGAGGGGCCGTAG
- a CDS encoding RNA polymerase sigma factor encodes MGEALEAQERFCAAAWPRLVGAMAHYCGDVHVAEELVQEALLRACRRWSHVSTLESPEGWTYRVAVNLANSAWRRRRAQRRARERHGPSGTVVDPDPVEDQLWVRSALRELSVEQREAVILRYLLDLSAEQAADVLGTTPGAVRARTHRAVERLRSQLRPSSVTTEEISDGQ; translated from the coding sequence GTGGGTGAGGCGCTTGAAGCGCAAGAGCGCTTCTGCGCGGCTGCCTGGCCACGGCTGGTCGGCGCGATGGCGCACTACTGCGGTGACGTGCACGTGGCCGAAGAGCTGGTCCAGGAGGCACTGTTACGGGCGTGCCGCCGCTGGTCGCACGTGTCGACGTTGGAGTCGCCGGAAGGGTGGACCTACCGCGTGGCGGTGAACCTGGCCAACAGCGCCTGGCGTCGTCGACGAGCCCAGCGGCGCGCCCGTGAACGGCACGGTCCCTCGGGAACGGTCGTCGATCCCGACCCGGTGGAGGATCAGTTGTGGGTCCGCTCCGCGCTTCGCGAACTCTCTGTCGAGCAACGGGAGGCCGTGATCTTGCGCTACCTCCTGGATCTGTCGGCAGAGCAGGCGGCAGACGTGCTTGGCACGACCCCAGGTGCGGTACGGGCGAGGACGCATCGGGCGGTGGAGCGGTTGCGCTCGCAGCTGCGACCGAGCTCGGTGACAACAGAGGAGATCTCCGATGGTCAGTGA
- a CDS encoding type II toxin-antitoxin system PemK/MazF family toxin, with the protein MRRGDVFRLRLGRRQGHEQSGVRYGVIVQSDALMRLSTVLIAPTSTAARGASFRPEIEIDGTITRVLVEQMGAIDVSRLGDQRGHLSPEEQWGVDLALETVLDLQ; encoded by the coding sequence GTGCGGCGCGGTGACGTCTTCCGGCTTCGCCTGGGACGTCGCCAAGGGCACGAGCAATCTGGCGTCCGCTACGGCGTGATCGTGCAATCGGATGCCCTGATGCGGTTGTCGACGGTGCTGATTGCGCCGACCTCGACTGCCGCACGAGGGGCTTCGTTCCGCCCCGAGATCGAAATCGACGGAACCATAACGCGCGTGCTGGTGGAGCAGATGGGTGCTATCGACGTGAGCAGGCTCGGCGACCAGCGCGGCCACCTCTCGCCCGAGGAACAGTGGGGTGTCGACCTCGCCCTCGAGACCGTCCTAGACCTTCAGTAA
- a CDS encoding helix-turn-helix domain-containing protein, with protein sequence MSTYRVTATRDGDWWSLVAYDVEGREVASQSRRLDQADAAIREAIALVLDIDGDAFEVDISPDLRRVDVSDDTLEALELRRALAELSDRARRRTPAAVAELRAAGLTVRDVAQLLGVTPSRVSQIEKQDHLANSA encoded by the coding sequence GTGAGCACCTACCGCGTCACCGCAACCCGTGACGGCGACTGGTGGTCGCTCGTGGCGTACGACGTCGAGGGCCGCGAGGTCGCCTCGCAGTCACGCCGGCTCGACCAGGCGGATGCCGCGATCCGCGAGGCCATCGCGCTGGTCCTCGACATCGACGGTGATGCGTTCGAGGTCGACATCTCCCCGGACCTCCGTCGCGTCGACGTGTCCGACGACACGCTCGAGGCGCTTGAGTTGCGTCGTGCCCTGGCCGAGCTGAGCGACCGAGCGCGCCGCCGGACCCCTGCCGCGGTCGCCGAACTCCGGGCGGCGGGGCTGACCGTGCGCGATGTCGCGCAACTCCTCGGCGTGACGCCGTCGCGGGTCTCCCAGATCGAGAAGCAAGATCACCTGGCGAACTCCGCCTAA
- a CDS encoding type II toxin-antitoxin system HicA family toxin has product MKRRDLIRQLRDAANDAGLEFASLRNAGGHEVFSLDGLRIPIPNHREIAEGTARSIMRQAAAKLGEEWWR; this is encoded by the coding sequence ATGAAGCGACGTGACCTCATCAGACAGCTCCGCGACGCGGCCAACGACGCGGGTCTTGAGTTCGCGTCGTTGCGCAACGCCGGCGGTCACGAGGTCTTCTCACTCGACGGCCTACGCATCCCGATCCCGAACCACCGCGAGATCGCCGAAGGCACCGCCCGATCGATCATGCGGCAGGCGGCAGCCAAGCTCGGAGAGGAGTGGTGGAGGTGA